A part of Leifsonia xyli subsp. xyli str. CTCB07 genomic DNA contains:
- a CDS encoding GntR family transcriptional regulator, which translates to MPIPVTKQSVAPKRVLLRDVVRDQIRDAIMDGTLKPGETLQDEALQEWLGTSRTPIRDALNELARVGLIEMEPNRYTRVAMLHSDSEALEALAVLGVIYGGAAAIAIPALTAAQARELDKLLSQAIAGVKDADADRIRANVLTAYGKLVEHSKNTLLIKLFRETVDGLSYKIRVARLVQILDSESTVRFLNELSAAIAERDGLRGRRATDALFQLPNFRPGEEASGR; encoded by the coding sequence ATGCCGATTCCGGTGACGAAACAGTCCGTCGCGCCGAAGCGCGTGCTCCTGCGGGATGTCGTCCGCGACCAGATCCGCGATGCGATCATGGATGGCACGCTGAAACCCGGTGAGACGCTGCAGGACGAGGCGTTGCAGGAATGGCTGGGGACCTCTCGCACACCGATCCGCGACGCTCTCAACGAGCTCGCCCGCGTCGGCCTCATCGAGATGGAGCCGAACCGCTACACGCGGGTCGCGATGCTGCACTCGGACTCCGAGGCGCTCGAGGCCCTCGCGGTGCTCGGGGTCATCTATGGCGGCGCGGCGGCGATCGCGATACCGGCCTTGACGGCCGCGCAGGCGCGAGAACTCGACAAGCTGCTCTCGCAGGCGATTGCGGGAGTGAAGGACGCGGATGCCGATCGGATCCGGGCGAATGTGCTCACGGCCTACGGAAAGCTGGTCGAGCACTCCAAGAACACCCTCTTGATCAAGCTCTTTCGGGAGACCGTCGACGGGCTTTCCTACAAGATCCGGGTCGCCCGCCTGGTGCAGATCCTCGATAGCGAGTCGACGGTGCGCTTCCTGAACGAGCTGTCCGCGGCGATCGCTGAGCGGGACGGCCTGCGTGGCCGGCGGGCGACCGATGCGCTGTTTCAGCTCCCGAACTTCCGCCCCGGCGAGGAGGCTTCGGGGCGCTGA
- a CDS encoding M23 family metallopeptidase — protein sequence MSTARLSVANAVDVAQRLDREQAAVITPPSVFWPLAPGVDITDGFGPRTAPTAGASTNHRGIDFAAPLGTPVRSVYGGVVISTQPSDLGGCGLSVEVAHEFHGHSIVTRYCHLDTLAVQPGQQLSGGETLGTLGSSCVSTGPHLHFELMVDGTHVDPQDWLGNNTKGWL from the coding sequence ATCAGCACCGCCCGCCTCAGCGTCGCAAACGCTGTCGACGTCGCACAGCGACTCGACCGCGAGCAGGCCGCCGTCATAACCCCACCGTCCGTCTTCTGGCCGCTCGCGCCCGGCGTCGACATCACCGACGGCTTCGGCCCACGCACCGCGCCCACGGCGGGCGCGTCCACGAACCACCGCGGGATCGACTTCGCGGCGCCGCTCGGCACTCCGGTCCGCTCCGTGTACGGCGGGGTCGTGATCAGCACCCAGCCCAGCGACCTCGGCGGCTGTGGCCTCTCCGTCGAGGTGGCCCACGAGTTCCACGGGCACAGCATCGTCACCCGATACTGCCACCTCGACACGCTCGCTGTTCAGCCCGGACAGCAGCTCTCCGGCGGAGAGACCCTCGGCACGCTCGGCTCCTCGTGCGTCTCGACCGGACCCCACCTGCACTTCGAGCTGATGGTGGACGGCACGCACGTCGACCCCCAGGACTGGCTCGGAAACAACACGAAAGGATGGCTATGA
- a CDS encoding glycerate kinase produces MSRPLRIVVAPDSFKGTADAAAIARALAGGWLSARPQDDLALRPMADGGEGTVAAFAAAVPGARTRTVIVDGPDDRPVKAHWVHLPASAGRPGGTAVIEVAETSGIGLLDPLRPHDAHTRGLGQAIAASLDAGVSQLLIGLGGSASSDGGAGALAALGAQLLTLTGTDIPAGNRGLRELARLDLAELRALPPGGVRLLGDVRSPLLGPDGAAAVFGPQKGATAAEAGQLEANLRRLRDSAARSHPAAVPLSRLPGAGAAGGTGFGLLLWGASLVSGSAEIAERIGLDAALKDADLVITGEGRYDRQTARGKVASHVTALAAAQNTPVALVARLIEAPTTAFAHRIELAGLAGSAQESHTRPLHWCHQAGAILAGQVGRRG; encoded by the coding sequence ATGAGCCGACCGCTGCGGATCGTCGTCGCGCCCGACTCCTTCAAGGGCACCGCCGATGCCGCCGCCATCGCCCGAGCGCTCGCCGGCGGCTGGCTCTCGGCCCGGCCTCAGGACGACCTGGCGCTGCGCCCGATGGCAGACGGCGGCGAAGGCACCGTCGCCGCCTTCGCCGCTGCAGTCCCCGGCGCGCGAACGCGCACCGTCATCGTCGACGGTCCCGACGACCGCCCCGTCAAAGCCCACTGGGTACACCTGCCGGCCAGCGCCGGGCGTCCCGGCGGCACGGCCGTGATCGAGGTCGCCGAGACCAGCGGCATCGGACTGCTCGACCCGCTCCGCCCGCACGACGCACACACCCGCGGCCTCGGCCAGGCCATCGCCGCCTCGCTCGACGCCGGAGTCTCTCAGCTCCTCATCGGCCTCGGCGGCAGCGCCTCCAGCGACGGAGGGGCCGGAGCCCTCGCCGCGCTCGGAGCGCAGCTGCTCACCCTCACCGGCACGGACATCCCCGCCGGCAACCGCGGGCTCAGGGAACTCGCGCGCCTCGACCTCGCCGAACTGCGCGCGCTCCCGCCCGGCGGCGTCCGGCTGCTCGGCGATGTGCGCAGTCCCCTTCTCGGTCCGGACGGGGCCGCCGCGGTCTTCGGCCCGCAGAAGGGCGCGACCGCCGCGGAGGCCGGGCAGCTGGAGGCCAACCTGCGCCGGTTGCGGGACAGTGCAGCGCGCAGCCATCCCGCCGCCGTCCCCCTGAGTCGGCTCCCCGGCGCCGGAGCGGCAGGCGGCACCGGATTCGGCCTGCTGCTCTGGGGCGCCTCTCTCGTTTCTGGCTCCGCCGAGATCGCGGAGCGCATCGGACTCGACGCCGCCCTGAAAGACGCCGATCTCGTCATCACGGGCGAAGGCCGCTACGACCGCCAGACCGCCCGCGGCAAGGTCGCCTCCCATGTCACCGCTCTCGCGGCCGCCCAGAACACACCCGTCGCCCTCGTGGCCAGACTGATCGAGGCGCCCACCACGGCCTTCGCCCACCGCATCGAGCTCGCCGGCCTCGCCGGTTCAGCACAAGAGTCCCACACGAGACCGCTGCACTGGTGTCACCAGGCCGGAGCCATCCTCGCGGGCCAGGTCGGCAGACGAGGCTGA
- a CDS encoding MGH1-like glycoside hydrolase domain-containing protein: MQHLRTIAGVAPLLVRSLPHEQDLLDLLRGPHFALGTVAMVPSHDLLAPTFDPARCWRGPSWFNTAWLIAEALWERGLTSDAERLSRSMDDSALEHGFPEYLDPYTMAPRGTSRFSWTAALALDLSTRLEASR; encoded by the coding sequence TTGCAGCACCTCCGGACGATCGCCGGTGTCGCCCCGCTGCTGGTACGCTCGCTCCCACACGAGCAGGATCTGCTGGACCTGCTGCGCGGCCCGCACTTCGCGCTCGGAACCGTGGCGATGGTCCCCAGCCACGACCTGCTGGCGCCTACCTTCGACCCGGCGCGCTGCTGGCGCGGGCCGTCCTGGTTCAACACCGCCTGGCTCATCGCCGAGGCGCTGTGGGAGCGCGGGCTGACCTCCGACGCCGAACGGCTCTCCCGCTCGATGGACGACAGCGCGCTCGAGCACGGCTTCCCCGAATACCTCGACCCCTACACGATGGCACCGCGCGGCACCTCCCGGTTCAGCTGGACCGCCGCGCTCGCCCTCGACCTCTCGACCCGGCTGGAGGCCAGCCGATGA
- a CDS encoding MGH1-like glycoside hydrolase domain-containing protein yields MQTAGLIQPPNHALAALLVHQSDPAESQRRGFLTRAYPRLVRWHDYLRGRRGGHSGLARVIHPWESGMDNSPYWDARLAAMAETYHDDIPRPDLLHADAGHRPSNGEYGKYLYLAARYCDDADTGYPFQFEDPAFNALWARSELALAEIAQQLGLDATPHHRQAQRIADALDRL; encoded by the coding sequence GTGCAGACCGCCGGGCTGATCCAGCCACCGAACCACGCCCTCGCCGCTCTCCTCGTCCACCAGTCCGACCCAGCCGAGTCGCAGCGGCGCGGGTTCCTGACGCGCGCCTACCCGCGCCTCGTCCGCTGGCACGACTACCTCCGCGGCCGACGCGGCGGTCACTCCGGGCTCGCCCGAGTCATCCACCCCTGGGAGAGCGGGATGGACAACTCCCCCTACTGGGACGCCCGCCTCGCCGCGATGGCCGAGACCTATCACGACGACATCCCCCGGCCCGACCTGCTCCATGCGGACGCCGGCCACCGGCCCTCCAACGGCGAATACGGCAAATACCTCTACCTGGCGGCGCGCTACTGCGACGACGCCGACACGGGCTACCCATTCCAGTTCGAGGACCCGGCGTTCAATGCGCTCTGGGCACGCTCGGAACTCGCGCTGGCCGAGATCGCACAGCAGCTCGGCCTCGACGCCACCCCGCACCACCGTCAGGCGCAGCGCATCGCCGACGCACTCGACCGGCTCTGA
- a CDS encoding MGH1-like glycoside hydrolase domain-containing protein → MNALRAAAAAVLLSNWRRDYTVPASGLYPHQWSWDSAFIAIGLRHLSPRRAQQELDTILSAQWSDGRLPQIVFHSGRDDGYSPGPAF, encoded by the coding sequence GTGAACGCCCTGCGCGCGGCGGCCGCCGCCGTCCTCCTCTCGAACTGGCGCCGCGACTACACCGTCCCGGCCAGCGGGCTCTACCCGCACCAGTGGAGCTGGGACTCCGCGTTCATCGCCATCGGCCTGCGCCACCTCTCACCCCGCCGGGCGCAACAGGAGCTGGACACCATCCTCAGCGCCCAGTGGAGCGACGGCCGGCTGCCGCAGATCGTCTTCCACTCCGGGCGGGACGACGGCTACTCCCCCGGCCCGGCCTTCTGA
- a CDS encoding sugar phosphate isomerase/epimerase family protein yields MTNPITIQEQQLPGETLERKFETALAWGFDGIELRSRGDLHFAGRLPELRRARAAGVLMPTACVEMPHFIGAFDRELREDAITQLTSQLSVMAEIGGVGVMTPGSYGMFSRRLPPFEPPRSPEEDHDILVDALGRLGQHAQTEGVELFLEPLNRYEDYLVNTLAQAATLLDEVASPAMRIVADTYHMNIEEGDPAAALLAVAPHIGHLQASDSNRLEPGAGHVDWALFGATVAALGYERSIAIESRLSGPADRVLPTVPPLLRRSL; encoded by the coding sequence ATGACCAATCCGATCACCATCCAAGAGCAGCAGCTGCCCGGGGAGACCCTGGAGCGGAAGTTCGAGACCGCCCTCGCCTGGGGCTTCGACGGCATCGAACTGCGCAGCCGCGGCGACCTCCACTTCGCCGGACGCCTCCCGGAACTGCGCCGCGCCCGGGCGGCCGGCGTCCTCATGCCCACCGCCTGCGTGGAGATGCCGCACTTCATCGGCGCATTCGACCGCGAGCTGCGCGAGGACGCCATCACCCAGCTCACCTCGCAGCTGAGCGTCATGGCCGAGATCGGAGGCGTGGGCGTGATGACCCCCGGCTCCTACGGGATGTTCTCCCGTCGCCTGCCGCCGTTCGAGCCGCCGCGCTCGCCGGAGGAGGACCACGACATCCTGGTGGACGCGCTCGGCCGGCTCGGCCAGCACGCGCAAACCGAAGGGGTGGAGCTGTTCCTGGAGCCGCTGAACCGCTACGAGGACTACCTGGTCAATACGCTGGCGCAGGCCGCGACGCTCCTCGACGAGGTGGCCTCGCCCGCGATGAGGATCGTGGCGGACACTTACCACATGAACATCGAAGAGGGCGACCCGGCCGCCGCGCTGCTCGCGGTCGCACCGCACATCGGGCACCTGCAGGCCAGCGACTCCAACCGGCTGGAGCCCGGCGCTGGACACGTGGACTGGGCGCTCTTCGGCGCGACCGTCGCCGCCCTCGGCTACGAGCGGTCCATCGCGATCGAGAGCCGGCTCTCCGGCCCGGCCGACCGCGTGCTCCCCACTGTGCCGCCCCTGCTGCGACGGTCTCTGTGA
- a CDS encoding oxidoreductase, with protein MNRLLRFSAPRTVEIVDAPRPALEPGQVRVRTLSSGISAGTELTAYRGTNPYLTSQWDPESRLFHETSGDGGLAYPLDGWGYSEVGEVIEVAAAGRPGILSRGVR; from the coding sequence ATGAACCGCCTCCTTCGCTTCTCCGCTCCCCGGACGGTCGAGATCGTCGATGCGCCCCGACCCGCGCTGGAACCGGGACAGGTGCGGGTCCGCACGCTCTCTTCGGGCATCTCGGCGGGGACCGAGCTGACCGCCTACCGCGGCACCAATCCCTACCTGACCAGCCAGTGGGACCCGGAGTCGCGCCTGTTCCACGAGACGTCCGGCGACGGAGGCCTCGCCTATCCGCTCGACGGCTGGGGCTACTCCGAGGTCGGCGAGGTGATCGAGGTCGCGGCTGCAGGTCGTCCTGGAATTCTGAGCAGGGGAGTTCGATGA
- a CDS encoding ABC transporter substrate-binding protein, whose translation MTTSRLTKTVAGAALLAAGAAMLAGCSSSGGSGDANKTITVWSEENQPDRVNTTKKIIEGFTKKTGIRVKLVPVDENQVPQLVASAAISGTLPDVMGAIPLSTVRQLDTQKLLNTDASAAVVKMLGEKTFVGSAFDLVRDGDRQLTVPESAFAQILVYRKDLFEKAGLQPPTTYENLEKAARALTTGGQYGITLATDRPTSSPRRRSSPSRSATTASS comes from the coding sequence ATGACGACGTCGCGTTTGACGAAGACCGTCGCTGGAGCGGCGCTGCTGGCGGCTGGCGCGGCGATGCTCGCCGGCTGTTCCAGCAGCGGCGGCTCCGGTGACGCAAACAAGACGATCACGGTCTGGTCCGAGGAGAACCAGCCGGATCGTGTGAACACCACCAAGAAGATCATCGAGGGCTTCACGAAGAAGACCGGCATCAGGGTCAAGCTCGTCCCGGTGGACGAGAACCAGGTTCCGCAGCTGGTGGCCTCCGCTGCGATCTCCGGCACACTGCCGGATGTCATGGGCGCGATCCCGCTGTCCACCGTGCGGCAGCTGGACACACAGAAGCTGCTGAACACCGACGCGTCAGCCGCTGTCGTGAAGATGCTCGGCGAGAAGACGTTCGTCGGTTCCGCCTTCGACCTGGTGCGCGACGGCGACCGTCAGCTCACCGTGCCGGAGTCCGCGTTCGCGCAGATCCTCGTCTACCGCAAGGACCTATTCGAGAAGGCCGGTCTTCAGCCGCCGACGACCTACGAGAACCTGGAGAAGGCGGCGAGGGCGCTCACCACCGGGGGTCAGTACGGCATCACCCTGGCGACCGACCGGCCGACGTCTTCACCTCGCAGACGTTCGAGTCCCTCGCGCTCGGCAACGACTGCCAGCTCGTGA
- a CDS encoding carbohydrate ABC transporter permease — translation MHHLRPHRRSALASRDNRAGLTMVLPTTLIILAIVIVPVIWNLVLAFQETDFSTIAENGLFNPLTLENFAAVFADPGFWSSLWTTIVYSVLSTVGSIAVGLVAALAFRSPFRGRGLARSLMLLPYVAPVVAVTFVWQIMLNAQFGIVNTIGKAWFGWEHPIDFLGKAPYALITVIVFEIWRYFPFAFLFITARMVDLPGDVEEAALVDGVTPWQNFRHIVLPQLLPVISLLSVLRLIMTFNKFDDVYLLTGGGAGTEVSAVRVYDQLVGSFDIGGAAANAFVLSAILGVFLFVYVKFFAGKGEDE, via the coding sequence TTGCACCACCTGCGCCCGCACCGGCGGTCCGCTCTGGCCAGCCGCGACAACCGCGCCGGCCTGACGATGGTCCTGCCGACCACGCTGATCATCCTGGCCATCGTGATCGTCCCGGTGATCTGGAACCTCGTGCTCGCGTTCCAGGAGACCGACTTCAGCACGATCGCCGAGAACGGCCTGTTCAACCCGCTCACGCTGGAGAACTTCGCCGCGGTCTTCGCCGACCCGGGGTTCTGGAGTTCGCTGTGGACGACGATCGTCTACTCGGTGCTCTCCACGGTCGGCTCGATCGCGGTTGGCCTGGTCGCGGCGCTGGCGTTCCGCTCGCCCTTCCGCGGGCGCGGCCTGGCGAGGTCGCTGATGCTGCTGCCCTATGTCGCACCGGTGGTCGCCGTGACCTTCGTCTGGCAGATCATGCTGAACGCGCAGTTCGGCATCGTCAACACGATCGGCAAAGCATGGTTCGGCTGGGAGCACCCGATCGACTTCCTCGGCAAGGCGCCCTACGCGCTGATCACCGTGATCGTCTTCGAGATCTGGCGCTACTTCCCGTTCGCGTTCCTCTTCATCACCGCACGCATGGTCGACCTCCCCGGCGATGTGGAGGAAGCGGCCTTGGTGGACGGGGTGACGCCGTGGCAGAACTTCCGGCACATCGTCCTGCCGCAGTTGCTGCCGGTGATCTCGCTGCTGTCCGTGCTGCGGCTGATCATGACGTTCAACAAGTTCGACGACGTCTATCTGCTCACCGGTGGCGGCGCGGGAACCGAGGTCTCCGCCGTCCGCGTCTACGACCAGCTCGTCGGCAGCTTCGACATCGGCGGCGCGGCCGCGAACGCGTTCGTGCTCTCCGCCATCCTCGGCGTGTTCCTGTTCGTCTATGTGAAGTTCTTCGCCGGGAAGGGAGAGGACGAATGA
- a CDS encoding carbohydrate ABC transporter permease — protein sequence MSRILVQRRTFGTLRWVVIAVLVVATVFPFYYMAELSLVPIEQVLLHPDRLWVPLQNLTLRTYADVMTSQDDGGQGFGGFMLNSALVALATVAVMLLVSIPGSYAVSRLNFFGRRQISALFLAVYLFPVIIAIPLFVGFSALGIRESLFGLVIVYIAQTIPMSIHMLRSYLRSIPASVEEEAMVDGDGRGRILWQITVPLAMPSIVSTGLYVFMIAWNEFLFALLFLAADRDLWTVSLGLSQLSNGIEVSKTVLMAGSVLLTIPIIVLYGLAERSLTEGLTSGADKG from the coding sequence ATGAGCCGCATCCTCGTCCAGAGACGCACCTTTGGCACGCTGCGCTGGGTCGTGATCGCCGTGCTCGTCGTGGCGACCGTGTTCCCGTTCTACTACATGGCCGAGCTGAGTCTGGTGCCGATCGAGCAGGTGCTCCTGCACCCGGACCGGCTCTGGGTCCCGTTGCAGAATCTGACCCTGCGGACCTACGCCGACGTCATGACGTCGCAGGACGACGGCGGTCAGGGCTTCGGCGGCTTCATGCTCAACTCCGCCCTCGTCGCCCTCGCCACCGTCGCCGTCATGCTGCTGGTGTCCATCCCGGGCTCCTACGCGGTGTCGCGGCTGAACTTCTTCGGACGCCGGCAGATCAGCGCCCTTTTCCTGGCCGTCTACCTGTTCCCCGTCATCATCGCCATTCCGCTGTTCGTCGGGTTCTCCGCCCTCGGCATCCGCGAGTCGCTGTTCGGCCTGGTCATCGTGTACATCGCCCAGACCATCCCGATGTCCATCCACATGCTGCGCTCCTATCTGCGCTCCATCCCGGCGAGCGTGGAGGAGGAGGCGATGGTCGACGGCGACGGCCGAGGGCGGATACTGTGGCAGATAACCGTCCCGCTGGCCATGCCCTCGATCGTCTCCACCGGCCTGTACGTGTTCATGATCGCGTGGAACGAGTTCCTGTTCGCGCTTCTGTTCCTCGCGGCCGATCGCGATCTGTGGACTGTCTCGCTCGGCCTCTCGCAGCTCTCCAACGGCATCGAGGTCTCCAAGACCGTGCTCATGGCCGGCTCGGTGCTGCTCACCATCCCGATCATCGTGCTCTACGGCCTCGCCGAGCGCTCGCTCACCGAGGGCCTCACCAGCGGAGCGGACAAGGGGTGA
- a CDS encoding ROK family transcriptional regulator — MSSGPGDVLQLIRRSEASTRGEVQQLTGLSRMTVAQRIDALMDAGLIVEHAGAGEATGGRRPDRLAFHVERSVLAVAAVDTERSRTALTDLSGRVLATDTVEVAITDGPTTLLDALTASMRGLIDRAAHGRDVVGSGVSVPGPVDPRTRRPSQPPIMPGWDGFPIAEHLAQSLPVPTFVENDADAMAFGEQSTNFPDDPAVCLVKVSTGIGAGLVINGSVYHGIDGGAGDIGHIRLADEDAICQCGSRGCLAAVASGRAVAMQLTGSGVPAASGHDIGRLLRDGNIDALRLTHRAGMRIGEVMATVISMINPGTLIVSGDLASAALLGGLRETLYPHSLPRATRNLDIRLGELGADAGLIGMARIVTDSLYSADAINHQLA; from the coding sequence ATGAGTTCGGGACCGGGAGACGTGCTTCAGCTCATTCGCCGTTCGGAGGCGAGTACCCGCGGCGAAGTGCAGCAGCTCACCGGCCTGTCGCGGATGACCGTCGCCCAGCGTATCGATGCGCTCATGGACGCGGGACTCATCGTGGAGCACGCCGGCGCGGGCGAGGCTACCGGTGGCCGCCGCCCCGACCGGCTCGCCTTCCACGTCGAGCGCTCGGTGCTGGCGGTGGCCGCCGTCGACACCGAGCGCTCCCGCACCGCCCTCACCGACCTCAGCGGACGCGTGCTGGCGACCGACACCGTCGAGGTGGCCATCACTGACGGCCCGACGACCCTGCTCGACGCCCTGACTGCCTCGATGCGTGGGCTGATCGACCGGGCCGCCCACGGCCGAGACGTCGTCGGTTCCGGCGTCTCGGTCCCCGGCCCGGTGGACCCGCGCACCCGCCGTCCGTCCCAGCCGCCGATCATGCCCGGCTGGGACGGCTTCCCGATCGCCGAGCACCTCGCCCAGTCCCTCCCCGTGCCCACCTTCGTCGAGAACGACGCCGACGCAATGGCGTTCGGGGAGCAGTCCACCAACTTCCCGGACGACCCGGCGGTCTGCCTCGTCAAGGTCTCCACCGGCATCGGCGCCGGTTTGGTCATCAATGGCTCGGTGTACCACGGCATCGACGGCGGCGCCGGCGACATCGGCCACATCAGGCTCGCCGACGAGGACGCCATCTGCCAGTGCGGCTCCCGCGGCTGCCTCGCCGCCGTCGCCAGCGGTCGCGCGGTCGCGATGCAGCTGACCGGCTCCGGCGTCCCCGCCGCCTCCGGACATGACATCGGCCGGCTCCTCCGCGACGGCAACATCGACGCCCTCCGCCTCACCCACCGGGCCGGAATGCGTATCGGCGAAGTCATGGCCACCGTCATCTCGATGATCAACCCGGGCACACTCATCGTCTCCGGCGACCTCGCCTCTGCCGCGCTCCTCGGCGGCCTCCGCGAAACCCTCTACCCGCACTCCCTCCCGCGCGCCACCCGCAACCTCGACATCCGCCTCGGCGAACTCGGCGCCGACGCCGGACTGATCGGAATGGCCCGCATCGTCACCGACTCGCTCTACTCCGCCGACGCCATCAACCATCAGCTCGCGTGA
- a CDS encoding histidine phosphatase family protein produces MQTRLRALSARRRAQADRLGSDFAGRGIDLFVSSPYTRRLQTASRLAAGANAPLLVDIRLHDWLPVKDASDTITTEDVEAASRAYVASGGQQAAAS; encoded by the coding sequence ATTCAAACGAGACTTCGCGCACTCAGCGCACGCCGACGTGCGCAGGCGGACCGGCTGGGGAGCGACTTCGCCGGCCGCGGAATCGATCTCTTCGTCTCCTCTCCGTACACTCGGAGGTTGCAGACGGCCTCGCGGCTCGCGGCTGGCGCGAATGCCCCGTTGCTGGTGGACATCCGGCTGCACGACTGGCTCCCGGTCAAGGACGCTTCCGACACGATCACGACCGAGGATGTGGAGGCGGCCTCCCGGGCTTACGTCGCCTCGGGCGGTCAGCAGGCAGCCGCCTCCTGA
- the metG gene encoding methionine--tRNA ligase yields the protein MNDVPHIGHAYTEVAADVLVRWHRQAGEDVWLLAGTDEHGQKILRTAAAQRLSPAEWTDRLVHDSWRPLLEALRISADDFIRTTEDRHKVVVIAFLTLLREKGLVYEGTYEGFYCVGCEEYKQESDIIAGTGAFAGQVLCPVHARSVDVVNEKNYFFKMSAFQDRLLEMLADEEFLRPAAVRNEILAFVGSGLKDISITRSSFDWGVEVPWEPGHVVYVWFDALLNYISGIGWGSDVEEFDRRWPDVHIIGKDIARLHAVLWPAMLMAADLPVPKRIVAHGWLLVNGEKMSKSNATGIGPEQIVKAFGIDAFRYYFVRSIVFGQDGSFSWDDIHRRYNADLANGLGNLVSRTIAMITKYRAGIVPEAAAPTAAEDEVRHTITQARANASAAIDRFALSEALGQVWTIVERLNSYITEQTPWSLARDEAQAHRLDTVLNTVAEGLRELAVLLRPFLPDTAQAIWAGLGAEAVCGDLRRSDGGEGRGRRQPPEGCRHRRRAAALPPHRAGGGDRHRGGTDARLSLTAEEMIEVARTTAARSARRWTNSSTLSQQRRRARTDAQKDALLAQD from the coding sequence GTGAACGACGTCCCGCACATCGGCCACGCGTACACGGAGGTCGCCGCCGACGTGCTCGTGCGCTGGCACCGCCAGGCCGGGGAGGATGTCTGGCTCCTCGCTGGCACGGACGAGCACGGGCAGAAGATCCTCCGTACCGCCGCCGCTCAGAGGCTCAGCCCCGCCGAGTGGACCGATCGGCTCGTCCACGACTCGTGGCGGCCGCTGCTGGAGGCTCTGCGCATCTCCGCCGACGACTTCATCCGCACGACCGAGGACAGGCATAAGGTGGTGGTGATCGCCTTCCTGACGCTACTACGCGAGAAGGGGCTCGTCTACGAGGGAACCTATGAGGGGTTCTACTGCGTCGGCTGCGAGGAGTACAAGCAGGAGAGTGACATCATTGCCGGCACGGGGGCGTTCGCGGGACAGGTTCTGTGCCCGGTGCATGCGCGGTCGGTCGACGTGGTGAACGAGAAGAACTACTTCTTCAAGATGAGCGCGTTCCAGGATCGGCTGCTGGAGATGCTCGCGGATGAGGAGTTCCTGCGGCCAGCGGCGGTGCGGAACGAGATCCTCGCCTTCGTCGGCTCCGGGCTCAAGGACATTTCGATCACCCGGTCCAGCTTCGACTGGGGCGTCGAAGTCCCCTGGGAGCCGGGCCACGTCGTGTATGTCTGGTTCGACGCTCTGCTGAACTATATCTCGGGGATCGGATGGGGCTCGGATGTTGAGGAGTTCGACCGGAGGTGGCCGGACGTTCACATCATCGGCAAGGACATCGCCCGGCTGCACGCGGTGCTCTGGCCCGCGATGCTCATGGCGGCGGACCTTCCGGTGCCGAAGCGGATCGTCGCGCACGGCTGGCTGCTCGTGAACGGCGAGAAAATGTCGAAGTCGAACGCGACGGGGATCGGGCCCGAACAGATCGTCAAGGCCTTCGGTATCGACGCCTTCCGCTACTACTTCGTACGGTCGATTGTGTTCGGCCAGGACGGCTCGTTCAGCTGGGACGACATCCACCGCCGGTACAACGCGGATCTGGCGAACGGACTCGGCAACCTCGTGTCGCGCACGATCGCAATGATCACGAAGTACCGCGCTGGCATCGTGCCGGAGGCCGCTGCTCCGACAGCGGCGGAGGACGAGGTTCGGCACACGATCACGCAGGCGCGGGCGAACGCGTCTGCCGCGATCGACCGCTTCGCCCTCTCCGAGGCCCTCGGCCAGGTCTGGACGATCGTCGAACGCCTGAACAGCTATATCACGGAGCAGACGCCGTGGAGTCTCGCGCGGGACGAAGCGCAGGCGCACCGGCTCGACACCGTCTTGAACACGGTGGCCGAGGGTCTTCGCGAACTGGCCGTGCTGCTGCGTCCGTTCCTCCCCGACACCGCCCAGGCGATCTGGGCGGGACTCGGGGCGGAGGCGGTCTGCGGCGACCTACGACGGTCAGACGGCGGAGAGGGGCGCGGCCGGCGGCAGCCTCCTGAGGGGTGTCGCCATCGCCGACGTGCCGCCGCTCTTCCCCCGCATCGAGCGGGAGGCGGTGACCGCCATCGCGGAGGGACGGACGCCCGGCTCAGCCTCACCGCTGAAGAGATGATCGAGGTCGCCCGCACGACCGCCGCCCGCTCGGCGCGACGTTGGACGAACTCCTCCACCCTGTCGCAGCAAAGAAGGAGAGCGAGGACTGATGCTCAAAAAGATGCCCTACTAGCGCAAGACTAG